One Prinia subflava isolate CZ2003 ecotype Zambia chromosome 8, Cam_Psub_1.2, whole genome shotgun sequence DNA window includes the following coding sequences:
- the MYBL2 gene encoding myb-related protein B, which translates to MLVSHYGQNDWKFLASHFPNRSDQQCQYRWLRVLNPDLVKGPWTKEEDQKVIELVKKYGTKQWTLIAKHLKGRLGKQCRERWHNHLNPEVKKSSWTEEEDRIIFEAHKVLGNRWAEIAKLLPGRTDNAVKNHWNSTIKRKVDTGGFLNETKESKSLYLLVEVDNKERPSQMTAESQNVPPNWPVDISEIKEEDVSDEEVTGVQELPLELPAAGVAEQNVEGTPDDAVPEDGTSFVESPYKWVVEAANYLYPGCAPAFSEALDMIESDPDGWCDLSQFDLPEEPSAGSSSGSSSPARPAPGEAAPALPSVTEYRLDGHTISDLSRSSKGELIPISPHAEGRFGTPPSVLKRQKKRKISLSPVTENVTSTSMSFLDSCNSMTPKGTPVKTLPFSPSQFLNFWTKQDTLELENPSLTSTPVCSQKVIVTTPLHRDKTPLLQKNLAFVTPDQTYVVDNTPHTPTPFKNALEKYGPIRPLPQTPHLEEDLKEVLRSEAGIELIIEDDVKPEKQKRKQGLRRSPIKKVRKSLALDIVDEDMTQNLPALPKTVCFKRAQVQPVNFLSRSLNLSSSSRKNDSGLLNRAFVQVQPEKMSYRKMPSHFRPPAPMTRAWKAVACGGTRDQLFMQEKARQFLGTLKQSHTSRTLILS; encoded by the exons ATGTTAGTGAGCCATTATGGGCAGAATGACTGGAAGTTCCTGGCCAGCCACTTTCCT AACCGCAGTGACCAGCAGTGTCAGTACCGCTGGCTGAGAGTGCTGAATCCAGACCTGGTGAAGGGTCCGTGGACCAAAGAGGAGGATCAAAAG GTAATTGAACTGGTTAAAAAATATGGCACCAAGCAGTGGACCCTGATAGCCAAGCACCTGAAGGGGCGGTTAGGGAAGCAGTGCCGGGAGCGCTGGCATAACCACCTGAACCCTGAGGTGAAGAAGTCCTCgtggacagaggaggaggatcGCATCATATTTGAGGCCCACAAGGTCCTGGGGAATCGATGGGCAGAGATTGccaagctgctgcctgggag gactgacaaTGCTGTGAAGAATCACTGGAACTCCACCATCAAGCGGAAAGTGGACACGGGAGGTTTCCTCAATGAAACCAAGGAGTCCAAGTCCCTGTACCTCCTCGTGGAGGTGGATAACAAGGAGAGGCCAAGTCAGATGACAGCTGAGAGCCAG AACGTGCCGCCAAACTGGCCAGTGGATATCTCTGAAATAAAGGAAGAAGATGTCAGTGATGAGGAAGTGACGGGTGTGCAGGAGTtgcccctggagctgccagctgcaggagtGGCAGAGCAGAACGTGGAGGGGACCCCAGATGATGCAGTGCCCGAGGATGGCACTTCATTCGTCGAGTCACCGTACAAATGGGTTGTTGAAGCTGCCAATTATTTGTACCCAGGTTGTGCCCCAGCCTTCAGTGAAGCTCTGGACATGATTGAATCT GACCCGGATGGGTGGTGTGACCTGAGCCAGTTTGACCTGCCCGAGGAGCCCTCggccggcagcagcagcggcagctcCAGCCCGGCCAGGCCAGCGCCCGGCGAGGCGGCACCGGCCCTGCCCAGCGTCACCGAGTACCGCCTGGACGGCCACACCATCTCTgacctgagcaggagcagcaagggGGAGCTCATCCCCATCTCCCCGCACGCTGAGGGCAGGTTTGGCACCCCGCCCTCGGTGCTCAAGAggcagaagaagaggaagatCTCTCTCTCGCCCGTCACGGAGAACGTCACCAGCACCAGCATGTCCTTCCTGGACTCCTGCAACAGCATGACACCCAAGGGCACCCCTGTAAAGACACTGCCCTTCTCTCCATCTCAG ttcTTGAACTTTTGGACCAAACAGGATACACTAGAACTGGAGAACCCCTCGCTGACCTCCACGCCTGTGTGCAGCCAGAAGGTGATTGTCACCAccccactgcacagggacaaGACCCCTCTGCTCCAGAAGAACTTAGC GTTTGTCACACCAGACCAGACATATGTGGTGGACAACACACCTCACACTCCCACGCCTTTCAAAAATGCCCTGGAGAAATACGGACCAATTAGACCTCTG CCCCAGACTCCTCACCTGGAAGAAGACTTGAAGGAGGTGCTCCGAAGTGAAGCTGGCATCGAGCTCATCATAGAGGATGATGTGAagcctgagaaacagaaaaggaaacaaggg TTGCGCAGGAGTCCCATCAAGAAGGTGCGGAAGTCTCTGGCCCTGGATATCGTGGATGAAGACATGACACAAaacctgcctgccctccccaaGACTGTGTGTTTCAAAAGAGCCCAG GTGCAGCCTGTGAATTTCCTGTCAAGGTCTCTGAACCTCTCCTCCTCAAGCAGGAAGAATGACAGCGGTTTGCTAAACAGAGCCTTTGTGCAAGTGCAGCCAGAGAAAATGTCCTACAGGAAAATGCCAAGCCATTTCAGGCCACCAGCACCG atgACCAGGGCTTGGAAAGCAGTGGCCTGTGGTGGAACTCGAGATCAACTCTTCATGCAGGAGAAAGCTCGACAGTTTTTGGGCACGTTGAAACAGAGTCACACATCAAGGACCTTAATCTTATCATGA